A region from the Cannabis sativa cultivar Pink pepper isolate KNU-18-1 chromosome 9, ASM2916894v1, whole genome shotgun sequence genome encodes:
- the LOC115722541 gene encoding protein TRIGALACTOSYLDIACYLGLYCEROL 2, chloroplastic isoform X3, whose translation MVGNPMAQASTCPTVLFSSLGSVSYRSSNHLPYLPFRSKRKMTQISATSSETGHDQVPSSEKKNPLAAVLNVPQAIWKRTLRPLSDFGFGHRSIWEGGVGLFLVSGAVILALSIAWLRGFQMRYRFRKYMAVFEFSQACGISNGTPVRIRGVTVGNVVGVNPSLRSIEAVVEVKDDKIIIPRNSLIEVNQSGLLMETIIDITPRDPIPNALVGPLDPDCAKEGLIVCDKEKVKGQQGVSLDALVGIFTRLGRDVEEIGIANTYSLAQRVSSVIEEARPLLTE comes from the exons ATGGTTGGAAATCCAATGGCTCAGGCATCTACATGCCCTACTGTGTTATTTTCGTCGTTGGGATCCGTCTCATATCGCTCTTCAAATCATTTGCCTTACCTTCCGTTTAGATCCAAAAGAAAAATGACTCAGATTAGTGCTACTTCCTCTGAAACTGGACATGACCAAGTACCATCTTCCGAGAAAAAGAACCCGCTTGCAGCCGTATTGAATGTTCCACAGGCTATTTGGAAGCGGACTCTACGGCCACTAAGTGATTTTGGTTTCGGTCATAGGAGCATTTGGGAAGGTGGGGTGGGGTTGTTTTTGGTTTCTGGTGCTGTTATTCTTGCTCTCAGTATAGCTTGGTTGAGGGGTTTTCAAATGCGGTATAGATTCAGGAAGTACATGGCTGTGTTTGAATTTAGTCAAGCTTGTGGTATATCGAATGGAACACCTGTAAGGATTAGAGGGGTGACTGTTGGTAATGTTGTTGGAGTCAATCCTTCTTTGAGAAGTATTGAGGCGGTTGTTGAG GTTAAAGATGATAAGATAATCATACCTCGAAATTCACTGATTGAGGTAAACCAGTCAGGTCTACTTATGGAAACAATAATTGACATAACACCTCGAGATCCAATTCCAAATGCGTTAGTTGGACCTCTTGATCCAGACTGTGCCAAAGAAGGTCTAATTGTGTGTGATAAGGAAAAGGTGAAGGGGCAACAAGGAGTAAGTTTGGATGCTTTAGTAGGGATATTTACACGGCTTGGACGTGATGTGGAGGAAATTGGTATTGCCAACACTTATTCACTGGCTCAACGAGTTTCTTCTGTTATTGAAGAAGCAAGGCCTCTGCTTACAGAG TGA
- the LOC115722541 gene encoding protein TRIGALACTOSYLDIACYLGLYCEROL 2, chloroplastic isoform X1 gives MVGNPMAQASTCPTVLFSSLGSVSYRSSNHLPYLPFRSKRKMTQISATSSETGHDQVPSSEKKNPLAAVLNVPQAIWKRTLRPLSDFGFGHRSIWEGGVGLFLVSGAVILALSIAWLRGFQMRYRFRKYMAVFEFSQACGISNGTPVRIRGVTVGNVVGVNPSLRSIEAVVEVKDDKIIIPRNSLIEVNQSGLLMETIIDITPRDPIPNALVGPLDPDCAKEGLIVCDKEKVKGQQGVSLDALVGIFTRLGRDVEEIGIANTYSLAQRVSSVIEEARPLLTEIQAMAEDIQPLLAEVRDSGLLKEVESLTKSLTEASNDLRKVQSSILTPENTEKIQKSVLSLVFTLKNIESISSDILGFTGDEATRRNLKLLIKSLSRLI, from the exons ATGGTTGGAAATCCAATGGCTCAGGCATCTACATGCCCTACTGTGTTATTTTCGTCGTTGGGATCCGTCTCATATCGCTCTTCAAATCATTTGCCTTACCTTCCGTTTAGATCCAAAAGAAAAATGACTCAGATTAGTGCTACTTCCTCTGAAACTGGACATGACCAAGTACCATCTTCCGAGAAAAAGAACCCGCTTGCAGCCGTATTGAATGTTCCACAGGCTATTTGGAAGCGGACTCTACGGCCACTAAGTGATTTTGGTTTCGGTCATAGGAGCATTTGGGAAGGTGGGGTGGGGTTGTTTTTGGTTTCTGGTGCTGTTATTCTTGCTCTCAGTATAGCTTGGTTGAGGGGTTTTCAAATGCGGTATAGATTCAGGAAGTACATGGCTGTGTTTGAATTTAGTCAAGCTTGTGGTATATCGAATGGAACACCTGTAAGGATTAGAGGGGTGACTGTTGGTAATGTTGTTGGAGTCAATCCTTCTTTGAGAAGTATTGAGGCGGTTGTTGAG GTTAAAGATGATAAGATAATCATACCTCGAAATTCACTGATTGAGGTAAACCAGTCAGGTCTACTTATGGAAACAATAATTGACATAACACCTCGAGATCCAATTCCAAATGCGTTAGTTGGACCTCTTGATCCAGACTGTGCCAAAGAAGGTCTAATTGTGTGTGATAAGGAAAAGGTGAAGGGGCAACAAGGAGTAAGTTTGGATGCTTTAGTAGGGATATTTACACGGCTTGGACGTGATGTGGAGGAAATTGGTATTGCCAACACTTATTCACTGGCTCAACGAGTTTCTTCTGTTATTGAAGAAGCAAGGCCTCTGCTTACAGAG ATCCAAGCCATGGCTGAAGATATTCAACCTTTACTAGCTGAGGTGCGAGATAGCGGTCTCCTTAAAGAAGTTGAAAGTTTAACCAAAAGCCTTACTGAAGCCTCTAATGATCTGAG AAAAGTGCAGTCATCCATTTTGACTCCTGAGAATACAGAGAAGATTCAGAAATCAGTACTATCTTTGGTTTTTACCTTGAAGAACATCGAG AGTATAAGCTCTGATATCCTTGGTTTCACTGGTGATGAGGCTACAAGACGAAATTTGAAATTACTTATCAAATCCCTCAGCAGGTTAATATGA
- the LOC115722541 gene encoding protein TRIGALACTOSYLDIACYLGLYCEROL 2, chloroplastic isoform X2, whose translation MVGNPMAQASTCPTVLFSSLGSVSYRSSNHLPYLPFRSKRKMTQISATSSETGHDQVPSSEKKNPLAAVLNVPQAIWKRTLRPLSDFGFGHRSIWEGGVGLFLVSGAVILALSIAWLRGFQMRYRFRKYMAVFEFSQACGISNGTPVRIRGVTVGNVVGVNPSLRSIEAVVEVKDDKIIIPRNSLIEVNQSGLLMETIIDITPRDPIPNALVGPLDPDCAKEGLIVCDKEKVKGQQGVSLDALVGIFTRLGRDVEEIGIANTYSLAQRVSSVIEEARPLLTEIQAMAEDIQPLLAEVRDSGLLKEVESLTKSLTEASNDLR comes from the exons ATGGTTGGAAATCCAATGGCTCAGGCATCTACATGCCCTACTGTGTTATTTTCGTCGTTGGGATCCGTCTCATATCGCTCTTCAAATCATTTGCCTTACCTTCCGTTTAGATCCAAAAGAAAAATGACTCAGATTAGTGCTACTTCCTCTGAAACTGGACATGACCAAGTACCATCTTCCGAGAAAAAGAACCCGCTTGCAGCCGTATTGAATGTTCCACAGGCTATTTGGAAGCGGACTCTACGGCCACTAAGTGATTTTGGTTTCGGTCATAGGAGCATTTGGGAAGGTGGGGTGGGGTTGTTTTTGGTTTCTGGTGCTGTTATTCTTGCTCTCAGTATAGCTTGGTTGAGGGGTTTTCAAATGCGGTATAGATTCAGGAAGTACATGGCTGTGTTTGAATTTAGTCAAGCTTGTGGTATATCGAATGGAACACCTGTAAGGATTAGAGGGGTGACTGTTGGTAATGTTGTTGGAGTCAATCCTTCTTTGAGAAGTATTGAGGCGGTTGTTGAG GTTAAAGATGATAAGATAATCATACCTCGAAATTCACTGATTGAGGTAAACCAGTCAGGTCTACTTATGGAAACAATAATTGACATAACACCTCGAGATCCAATTCCAAATGCGTTAGTTGGACCTCTTGATCCAGACTGTGCCAAAGAAGGTCTAATTGTGTGTGATAAGGAAAAGGTGAAGGGGCAACAAGGAGTAAGTTTGGATGCTTTAGTAGGGATATTTACACGGCTTGGACGTGATGTGGAGGAAATTGGTATTGCCAACACTTATTCACTGGCTCAACGAGTTTCTTCTGTTATTGAAGAAGCAAGGCCTCTGCTTACAGAG ATCCAAGCCATGGCTGAAGATATTCAACCTTTACTAGCTGAGGTGCGAGATAGCGGTCTCCTTAAAGAAGTTGAAAGTTTAACCAAAAGCCTTACTGAAGCCTCTAATGATCTGAGGtga